A genome region from Nitrospira sp. includes the following:
- a CDS encoding PilX N-terminal domain-containing pilus assembly protein — MNLRRDTISAGRTYDRKEMKNQRGIALLTVMLMLLILTILGIASITVTSMEHRMAGFFRSTEAVVAAADSCEGLAANIIQQTLSPPGVLPTAFVAPTGPVPAANATTLYAEIYGYDLPSPAAANTPAVNYADVANTAPNFVMTDLPGFTVNGDIDLLYTHAKSGQGTGVAGTEHVYRITCMASNPATGSNSAVTSVYGCLDGDTCVKKIN, encoded by the coding sequence ATGAATCTGCGACGGGATACCATCAGTGCGGGCCGAACGTACGACCGAAAAGAAATGAAGAATCAGCGAGGCATCGCGTTGCTCACAGTGATGCTGATGTTGTTGATTCTCACCATTCTCGGCATTGCGTCGATCACTGTGACCAGCATGGAGCATCGAATGGCTGGATTTTTCCGTAGTACTGAGGCTGTGGTGGCTGCGGCAGACTCCTGTGAAGGACTTGCCGCCAACATCATCCAGCAGACATTGTCCCCCCCAGGAGTGCTCCCGACCGCCTTCGTTGCACCGACGGGGCCTGTCCCGGCGGCCAATGCCACGACATTGTATGCCGAAATCTACGGGTACGATCTTCCGTCACCTGCCGCGGCAAACACACCGGCCGTGAACTATGCCGATGTGGCAAACACAGCCCCGAATTTTGTGATGACCGATCTCCCGGGTTTCACCGTCAACGGCGATATCGATCTTCTCTACACGCACGCGAAGAGTGGGCAGGGAACAGGGGTGGCCGGCACGGAGCATGTGTATCGGATCACCTGCATGGCGAGTAACCCTGCAACCGGTTCAAATAGCGCGGTGACCTCTGTCTATGGCTGTTTGGATGGCGACACGTGTGTGAAGAAAATCAACTAA
- a CDS encoding prepilin-type N-terminal cleavage/methylation domain-containing protein, producing the protein MRKVYWNQRGFTLVELMVAVLITVVIVAATMTTVVTSNRANVVNSQVADTQQNVRVAIDLLSRDIKLAGYNYNATDPATRSVGACNATIGAIVKPVGLLPQDHTPTGADTGADGVSMVLPVNTAGWTLTTAVGGTPNSKTYDNTISLSGAAITEMVAQGLVVGSTVSIGGAVSKTVQAVNATSIGFGSGNFVDGQFPVGTRVYLMQCVRYQVVANTPTTCGSNTPCLVRNNVPLVDGVEDLQIAYACDGCNQAAPNPLFPDGVVDDQDASSTSGFPTFTQGDFVSDSAWAITPWMPDKIRMAQVSLVVRPMNADDGLDEKGTKAINTTGPVIVGDHNPSADAGYDANIYTQQRRRVMIRTIQPRNL; encoded by the coding sequence ATGCGTAAAGTGTATTGGAATCAAAGAGGCTTCACTCTCGTGGAATTAATGGTCGCCGTCTTGATCACGGTGGTGATTGTGGCTGCGACAATGACCACCGTCGTGACCTCGAATCGTGCCAACGTCGTGAATTCGCAGGTGGCAGATACGCAACAGAATGTGCGAGTGGCCATCGACTTGCTCAGCCGGGATATCAAGCTTGCCGGCTATAACTATAACGCGACTGATCCAGCCACTAGGTCGGTAGGTGCGTGCAACGCTACCATCGGTGCCATAGTGAAGCCGGTCGGCCTGCTCCCGCAGGATCACACGCCGACAGGCGCGGATACCGGAGCAGATGGAGTGTCGATGGTGCTTCCGGTGAATACGGCAGGGTGGACGTTGACCACGGCGGTGGGTGGAACACCGAACAGCAAGACCTATGACAACACTATCAGCCTTTCGGGAGCTGCGATTACGGAGATGGTCGCGCAAGGACTCGTCGTCGGGTCAACGGTTTCCATCGGAGGTGCAGTGTCAAAAACGGTACAGGCGGTCAATGCCACGTCGATTGGGTTCGGCTCTGGGAACTTTGTGGATGGGCAGTTCCCGGTCGGTACGCGTGTGTATTTGATGCAGTGCGTCCGGTATCAGGTCGTGGCGAATACGCCTACCACCTGTGGAAGCAATACACCCTGTCTGGTGCGAAATAACGTGCCGCTTGTCGACGGTGTGGAAGACTTGCAAATTGCCTATGCTTGCGACGGCTGCAACCAGGCGGCCCCTAATCCCCTGTTTCCAGACGGGGTCGTCGATGATCAAGATGCGTCGTCGACCTCTGGGTTTCCGACCTTCACCCAGGGGGACTTTGTCTCCGACAGTGCGTGGGCGATCACTCCGTGGATGCCGGATAAGATCAGAATGGCGCAAGTCAGCCTGGTAGTCAGACCAATGAACGCGGATGACGGCCTTGATGAGAAGGGAACCAAAGCCATCAATACCACGGGACCCGTGATCGTCGGTGACCACAACCCATCAGCGGATGCGGGCTATGACGCCAACATTTATACGCAGCAACGTCGACGCGTGATGATCCGCACGATTCAGCCGAGAAACCTGTAA
- a CDS encoding prepilin-type N-terminal cleavage/methylation domain-containing protein — protein MKDNRKPQGFFRRIAITKQGFTLLEAMIAAGVLSVGLLGLAGLSGMSLGKNVDANDMSRVTNLAADMAERIQNNRQRVLDYHNTDTTAACAQSASTQRMALGDCTQWRALLTTSGLTGATGSITATRLDPDPTANPVTMNRFLVTITVNWQTRKSDVSTARTKAAVFTTVVAPE, from the coding sequence ATGAAAGATAATAGAAAACCACAAGGCTTCTTCAGGCGGATCGCAATCACGAAGCAGGGGTTTACCCTGTTGGAAGCCATGATTGCAGCGGGTGTGCTTTCGGTCGGACTCCTGGGGTTGGCCGGGCTCTCAGGAATGTCGCTGGGTAAGAATGTCGACGCAAACGACATGTCCCGCGTGACGAATCTTGCCGCCGATATGGCGGAACGTATTCAGAATAATCGACAACGTGTGTTGGACTATCACAATACCGACACCACAGCCGCGTGCGCACAGAGCGCAAGTACGCAACGCATGGCCTTAGGCGACTGCACACAGTGGCGAGCGTTGCTGACAACTTCTGGTCTTACCGGTGCCACTGGGAGTATCACCGCGACTCGACTCGATCCGGATCCCACGGCAAACCCGGTCACGATGAATCGCTTCCTAGTGACGATTACTGTCAATTGGCAGACAAGGAAGAGTGATGTGAGCACGGCACGGACCAAAGCCGCAGTATTTACGACGGTGGTCGCGCCTGAATAG
- a CDS encoding GspH/FimT family pseudopilin, with the protein MALAHLAVAMCVSTYLQRSSAVRFQNGFTLIEVMIAVAIVGILAMVALPNYLQWNARYQLKQATTELAGSLNLARMAAMNRNLAVTATLALVSGRVNIDFGGALAPVVLPQAVVAFTGGPTIQFTQQGLSGAAVNVPVTLTSQQGTTYSVVVTPAGKVNWCTHATCP; encoded by the coding sequence ATGGCACTTGCTCATCTGGCTGTTGCCATGTGTGTCTCTACCTATCTCCAACGGTCCTCTGCTGTCCGCTTCCAGAATGGCTTCACCCTCATCGAGGTGATGATCGCGGTCGCGATCGTCGGAATTTTGGCCATGGTGGCCCTCCCCAACTATCTCCAATGGAATGCTCGCTATCAGCTGAAACAAGCCACAACGGAATTGGCTGGCAGCCTCAACTTGGCCCGTATGGCAGCGATGAATCGGAATCTCGCCGTTACTGCCACACTGGCTCTTGTATCAGGTAGGGTGAACATCGATTTCGGTGGGGCACTGGCCCCAGTCGTGTTGCCCCAGGCCGTCGTCGCGTTCACGGGTGGTCCGACGATTCAATTCACCCAACAAGGGTTGAGCGGGGCAGCCGTGAATGTTCCAGTGACGCTGACCTCTCAGCAGGGGACGACCTATTCCGTGGTCGTCACTCCGGCAGGCAAGGTGAACTGGTGTACCCATGCGACGTGTCCCTAG
- a CDS encoding GspE/PulE family protein — translation MSRAMRSMSTVSEFVHGAGSEGQSRSVSHYHQLVEQGFLQQGELVSATAEASRKRLDLATVLMERYRIPKPAIGAALAEFYHCPFLAYDERMVMERELIRNLSLDYLRVNHWVPLRRLGSGIEILIDDPCDPEKIFDVRRAFPGQALSYRVGLRSDIERFLSVVPGRESGDAISDILGELVSEAQLEEQQNATIAAITENDSAIVRLANQIITDAYRRGASDIHIEPYADRKETAVRFRVDGTCFTYMKIPAAYRRAIVSRLKIMANLDIAERRKPQDGKIRFKLSTGQEVELRVATLPTSGFNEDVVIRLLAANGPRRLEELEFSDETRRLVGQLAQKPHGIILCAGPTGSGKTTTLHAILSSINTDERKIWTAEDPIEITQDGLRQVQVHPKIGLTFATTMRAFLRADPDVIMIGEMRDKETADIAIEASLTGHLVFSTIHTNSAVETVVRLLDLGCDPFNFSDAMLGVLAMRLCKRICSNCREAYHPTCGEYDELVQAYGASDWERVRGAHDPGLTLFRGQGCDACNQTGYRGRVPIHELMVVSDPMKALIQTRARTGELMALAKNEGMRTLVQDGIEKVLQGLTTYKQVRAVAIK, via the coding sequence ATGAGTCGTGCGATGCGCTCTATGTCTACCGTCAGTGAGTTTGTTCATGGTGCAGGATCTGAAGGGCAGAGCCGTTCCGTCAGCCACTACCATCAGCTCGTCGAACAGGGTTTTCTCCAACAGGGAGAGTTGGTGTCGGCCACGGCCGAAGCGTCGAGAAAACGACTTGATCTGGCCACGGTGCTTATGGAGCGATATCGGATTCCCAAACCGGCTATCGGTGCCGCACTCGCGGAATTCTATCACTGCCCGTTTCTTGCCTATGACGAGCGCATGGTCATGGAGCGGGAGTTAATAAGAAATCTCAGCCTGGATTATCTTCGAGTGAATCATTGGGTTCCGCTCAGGCGACTGGGTAGCGGCATCGAAATCCTGATCGACGATCCGTGCGATCCGGAGAAGATCTTTGATGTGCGACGAGCGTTTCCTGGGCAGGCACTATCCTATCGAGTGGGGCTGCGTAGCGATATTGAACGGTTCTTGAGCGTCGTCCCGGGACGAGAGTCAGGCGATGCGATCTCCGATATCCTCGGCGAGTTGGTTAGTGAGGCACAGTTAGAAGAGCAACAAAATGCGACGATTGCCGCGATCACCGAAAACGATTCGGCCATCGTCCGGCTCGCCAATCAGATCATTACAGACGCCTATCGTCGCGGGGCGTCGGATATCCACATTGAACCCTATGCCGATCGAAAAGAAACCGCCGTACGTTTTCGCGTCGACGGCACCTGTTTTACGTATATGAAAATTCCGGCCGCGTATCGACGGGCGATCGTCTCCCGCCTGAAGATTATGGCTAACTTGGACATCGCCGAGCGCCGCAAGCCGCAGGACGGAAAGATTCGGTTCAAATTGAGTACCGGACAGGAGGTCGAATTGCGGGTGGCCACACTGCCTACGTCAGGCTTCAATGAAGACGTGGTGATTCGCTTATTGGCGGCCAACGGGCCTCGCCGTTTGGAGGAGTTGGAATTCAGCGATGAAACGCGACGACTCGTGGGGCAGTTGGCTCAGAAGCCGCATGGCATTATCCTGTGCGCCGGCCCGACGGGGTCAGGGAAGACCACCACGTTGCACGCCATACTATCCTCGATTAATACCGACGAACGAAAGATTTGGACGGCGGAGGATCCGATTGAGATCACGCAGGATGGATTACGGCAGGTGCAGGTGCATCCCAAGATCGGGCTCACCTTTGCCACGACCATGCGGGCATTTCTGCGAGCGGATCCGGATGTCATCATGATCGGAGAAATGCGCGACAAAGAAACGGCTGATATTGCCATCGAAGCGTCGCTCACAGGCCATCTGGTCTTCAGTACCATCCATACGAACAGTGCTGTAGAGACTGTGGTGCGTCTGCTCGACCTCGGGTGCGATCCGTTCAATTTCTCGGATGCCATGTTAGGTGTGTTGGCAATGCGATTATGTAAGCGCATCTGTTCCAACTGTCGGGAGGCCTATCATCCCACCTGTGGTGAATATGACGAACTGGTGCAGGCCTATGGAGCGAGCGATTGGGAGCGTGTGCGAGGAGCGCATGATCCAGGCCTGACATTGTTTCGTGGACAGGGATGCGATGCGTGTAACCAGACCGGTTATCGTGGACGAGTGCCTATTCATGAGCTGATGGTGGTGTCTGATCCCATGAAAGCATTGATTCAGACGAGAGCGCGGACCGGCGAACTGATGGCTCTCGCCAAGAATGAAGGCATGAGGACGTTAGTGCAAGACGGCATTGAGAAAGTCCTGCAAGGTCTCACCACGTATAAACAGGTGCGAGCGGTCGCGATCAAATAG
- a CDS encoding pilus assembly PilX N-terminal domain-containing protein produces MNTSMGRSGSMVRHDERGMALLAVLMVVFLLTLLGMTSMQLAGQEMVSASALQEERLAHHAAEAAVDVVMGWFHDPGLLSQGAEVTWLTKRLVNAQGDPSYFDAAGRAQFVGTGADPDVVFDAANIQHDRLLNDSQTGWFKSLKGLARILKLRVYGATRPGLLCTVEVTAGAGPASRVTKTVSVEFGAYAVPALHAPIQSGSLGAESVQYRPGSVLAHWGDVMVRGSAYFTQPEEIPLKSGLAPITGQAYGEMAHREDRWLTIRLGGDAYFSQLPAEAWSGIPLNLHTHQEPVPGLKFDQWDYDTLKRMAKQFGQYYGIDREGLLYAGGAIQPGLGRPAADVFASKGPGDHRGLIFVDTLDGTAPRQDNLGTIVLDQEYAEGLFVVNAHVLWKTGAYGKPVPVLSPPPEGQQTLGSRVPVQLPGIHLQGVLYAAGDVRYAGHLKVYGGVVAQGAIVDSTNGSGMLEVWYNHDLREGLVQGMPLVVVAPGSWQAKM; encoded by the coding sequence ATGAACACAAGTATGGGGCGTTCAGGAAGTATGGTTCGGCACGATGAACGGGGAATGGCGTTGTTGGCGGTGCTGATGGTGGTGTTCTTGCTGACCCTATTAGGGATGACATCGATGCAGCTGGCCGGACAGGAGATGGTGAGTGCCAGTGCATTACAGGAAGAACGGCTTGCGCACCACGCTGCTGAAGCAGCGGTGGATGTCGTGATGGGATGGTTTCACGATCCCGGACTGTTGTCGCAGGGAGCGGAGGTGACGTGGTTGACGAAGCGGCTGGTCAATGCACAGGGGGACCCCTCCTATTTTGATGCAGCGGGGCGTGCGCAGTTTGTGGGAACCGGCGCCGATCCCGACGTGGTCTTTGATGCCGCCAATATTCAGCACGATCGGCTGCTGAACGATTCTCAAACCGGATGGTTTAAATCACTCAAGGGGCTCGCCAGGATCCTCAAGTTGCGGGTCTATGGCGCGACCCGGCCGGGATTGCTCTGTACGGTCGAGGTTACGGCGGGAGCCGGCCCTGCGTCGCGTGTGACAAAGACCGTCTCGGTTGAGTTCGGCGCTTATGCGGTTCCCGCGTTGCATGCACCCATCCAGAGCGGCTCATTGGGCGCCGAGTCTGTGCAATACCGGCCTGGCTCTGTGCTCGCTCATTGGGGCGACGTGATGGTGAGGGGCAGCGCGTATTTCACTCAGCCGGAAGAGATTCCCCTCAAGAGCGGGTTGGCACCGATCACCGGGCAGGCGTATGGCGAGATGGCGCATCGGGAGGATCGATGGCTTACGATCCGCCTCGGTGGCGATGCCTATTTTTCCCAACTGCCAGCAGAGGCCTGGTCGGGAATTCCACTGAATCTCCACACTCATCAGGAGCCGGTTCCCGGTCTCAAGTTCGATCAGTGGGACTACGACACCTTGAAGCGAATGGCCAAGCAGTTTGGACAGTACTACGGGATTGATCGTGAAGGATTGCTGTATGCAGGTGGGGCGATTCAGCCAGGATTGGGGCGCCCTGCTGCGGACGTATTTGCCTCAAAGGGCCCAGGTGACCATCGAGGGTTGATTTTTGTCGATACGCTGGATGGGACAGCCCCGCGACAGGACAACCTAGGAACGATCGTGCTTGATCAAGAATATGCAGAGGGCCTCTTTGTTGTGAATGCGCATGTGCTCTGGAAGACAGGGGCGTATGGCAAACCGGTTCCCGTCCTCAGTCCGCCGCCGGAAGGCCAGCAAACTTTGGGAAGCAGGGTTCCTGTGCAATTGCCCGGCATTCATCTGCAGGGGGTCCTGTATGCTGCAGGGGATGTGCGATATGCAGGGCATCTTAAGGTTTACGGTGGAGTGGTCGCACAAGGAGCGATCGTGGACAGCACGAACGGATCGGGGATGTTGGAAGTTTGGTACAACCATGATCTTCGCGAGGGCCTCGTGCAAGGTATGCCACTGGTGGTTGTGGCGCCTGGAAGCTGGCAGGCCAAAATGTGA
- a CDS encoding prepilin-type N-terminal cleavage/methylation domain-containing protein: MSRGKGCVVCAPPRVKLGWRLGTAGVSLIELLISMAISSVAISASIQMFSAVGLRFTAQHSAMATNQDLRLGLDVLCSEIRLAGSGLLGGDAPFLKAKSDEVEFFAGLSGESTTLTQMADIGRQELSVEEGAGWPKGKQVLVCTAARCRWNQLAADGRKHTLSLATPIGEPAPIRSAVFLLNRVRYYVKRQDDGVLRVMRDVDGGSSTLLGDVRRFELQYLDRNGAVATEVGEVVRVRVTIQAGRQGSMLLRDVAIRM, encoded by the coding sequence ATGAGCCGCGGCAAGGGCTGTGTCGTCTGCGCACCGCCCCGTGTGAAGCTCGGCTGGCGCCTCGGTACGGCCGGAGTGAGCCTCATTGAACTGTTGATCTCCATGGCGATCAGCAGCGTTGCGATATCCGCCTCAATTCAAATGTTTTCGGCGGTCGGCCTTCGCTTCACGGCGCAACACTCGGCTATGGCGACCAATCAGGATTTGCGCCTTGGCTTGGATGTGTTGTGTAGCGAAATACGGTTGGCCGGAAGCGGGTTGTTAGGGGGAGATGCGCCGTTTCTCAAGGCGAAGTCGGATGAGGTGGAGTTCTTCGCCGGCTTGAGCGGTGAGTCGACCACCCTGACACAGATGGCAGACATTGGTCGACAGGAGCTGTCGGTGGAAGAAGGGGCCGGCTGGCCCAAAGGGAAGCAGGTTCTGGTGTGTACGGCTGCGCGGTGTCGGTGGAACCAGTTGGCGGCCGACGGCCGGAAGCACACATTGTCATTGGCGACGCCGATTGGTGAGCCGGCTCCGATTCGGAGCGCCGTTTTCCTGCTCAATCGAGTGCGTTATTACGTGAAGCGGCAAGACGATGGAGTGCTGCGGGTCATGCGTGATGTGGATGGTGGCTCAAGCACGTTATTGGGCGACGTGCGCCGCTTTGAGCTGCAGTACCTGGACAGGAATGGTGCTGTCGCAACGGAAGTCGGTGAGGTGGTGCGGGTGCGTGTCACGATACAAGCTGGACGACAAGGATCGATGTTACTGCGAGATGTGGCGATACGGATGTAA
- a CDS encoding prepilin-type N-terminal cleavage/methylation domain-containing protein, producing the protein MTPSNLKSLKRRSVFVGAHGFTLVESMVALVVLSIGMIGTIGMCEWAERGLQRGALTTTALALVESRLEAKRSVSWEQLLMDDLDHDGTLESAMHDDGLQDDSTNGDGIFTAGTTQGNIRLVWTVELNRGSHPAGASLATIEARATFRTIAGQEKEVRVRTIRANPRYVGPSVLS; encoded by the coding sequence ATGACACCATCTAATCTGAAGAGCCTCAAGCGACGTTCCGTTTTCGTGGGTGCGCACGGATTCACCCTTGTGGAAAGTATGGTGGCGTTAGTCGTGTTATCGATCGGCATGATCGGGACGATCGGGATGTGCGAGTGGGCTGAGCGCGGTCTGCAACGCGGGGCCTTGACGACGACGGCACTCGCCTTGGTTGAATCACGGCTGGAAGCCAAGCGGAGTGTGTCGTGGGAGCAATTGTTGATGGACGATTTGGATCACGACGGCACATTGGAATCTGCCATGCATGACGATGGCTTGCAGGATGACAGCACGAACGGCGATGGCATCTTCACGGCCGGTACCACTCAAGGCAACATTCGGCTTGTTTGGACGGTGGAGTTGAATCGAGGCAGCCATCCGGCCGGAGCGAGTTTGGCGACTATCGAGGCGCGTGCGACATTCCGAACCATAGCGGGGCAAGAGAAAGAGGTTCGGGTCCGCACGATCCGAGCCAATCCTCGGTATGTCGGCCCGTCGGTGCTGTCATGA
- a CDS encoding GspH/FimT family pseudopilin yields MNERGGSLVELCTVVAIIGIVMGVSVPGWAALVAKHHQRAVMREIASELRMARQLAMARHERIRVVVDAEQSELRTECTDCSNSLLRRYAFGQRGTVIESMSTKPEILFQPSGRSATATTMIVVDGRHASHQVTVSITGRVTVS; encoded by the coding sequence ATGAATGAACGTGGTGGGAGCCTGGTGGAGTTGTGCACGGTAGTCGCCATCATCGGGATTGTGATGGGAGTCAGTGTGCCTGGATGGGCAGCGCTCGTTGCGAAGCATCATCAGCGTGCGGTGATGAGGGAGATTGCATCGGAACTGCGTATGGCGCGGCAATTGGCGATGGCGCGGCACGAGCGTATTCGAGTGGTCGTGGATGCGGAACAGTCTGAATTGCGCACGGAATGTACCGACTGCAGCAATAGCCTACTGCGTCGGTATGCGTTCGGGCAGAGGGGTACGGTCATTGAATCCATGTCGACGAAGCCGGAAATTCTGTTTCAGCCTAGTGGTCGATCAGCGACGGCGACCACCATGATTGTCGTTGACGGTCGCCACGCATCGCATCAGGTGACGGTGAGCATCACCGGTCGGGTGACTGTGTCATGA
- a CDS encoding prepilin peptidase — protein sequence MTFYLMVLLFGAVIGSFLNVCIYRLPREESVAWPASHCPSCHHAIAVYDNIPILSYLLLHGRCRACRAPISIQYPLVEAANAIGYVLVFWTFGFTAAAWAYAALVSALIVVAGTDLSHTMIPDAITLPGIVIGLLCAALILPIGLVDSLLGVLLGGGLLWFLAWVSPYVFGKEGMGGGDIKLMAMVGAFLGWQPVLLAIMIGSFLGSIVGVGLIAAGVLRRDQYIPFGPFLSVGSLLALLFHQPLLTWYWALIDLPQ from the coding sequence ATGACCTTCTACCTCATGGTGCTGTTGTTCGGCGCGGTGATCGGTAGTTTCTTGAACGTCTGCATTTACCGGTTGCCTCGTGAGGAGTCGGTGGCTTGGCCGGCCTCGCACTGTCCCTCCTGCCACCACGCCATCGCCGTCTATGACAACATTCCGATTCTGAGTTACCTGCTCTTGCATGGCCGCTGCCGGGCTTGTCGTGCGCCGATTTCGATCCAGTATCCCTTGGTGGAAGCGGCCAACGCGATTGGATATGTGCTGGTCTTTTGGACGTTTGGATTTACCGCAGCGGCCTGGGCCTATGCAGCGTTGGTGTCCGCGCTGATCGTGGTGGCGGGGACAGACCTCTCTCATACCATGATCCCGGACGCCATCACGTTGCCGGGAATCGTCATTGGTCTGTTGTGTGCCGCCTTGATCCTCCCGATCGGACTTGTCGATTCCTTGCTCGGTGTGTTGTTGGGGGGCGGTCTCTTATGGTTCTTGGCCTGGGTCAGTCCCTACGTCTTCGGGAAGGAAGGGATGGGAGGCGGGGATATCAAGCTGATGGCCATGGTCGGGGCCTTCCTCGGCTGGCAGCCGGTTTTGTTGGCCATTATGATCGGCTCGTTTCTAGGGTCTATTGTCGGTGTCGGGCTCATCGCGGCCGGCGTCCTGCGGCGCGATCAGTACATTCCGTTCGGACCATTTCTATCCGTGGGATCTCTCCTTGCCCTGCTGTTTCACCAGCCGCTCCTCACGTGGTATTGGGCCTTGATCGATCTTCCGCAGTAG
- a CDS encoding LuxR C-terminal-related transcriptional regulator, whose amino-acid sequence MSPVAKTPKPRAKASAPDPVLPPRKRRPEALTTREQEILELIWTGFKNKEIAQRLKISVKTVEAHRANMMKKIRVSNTAQLLKAAIQGKMLKLR is encoded by the coding sequence ATGTCACCAGTCGCGAAGACCCCAAAACCTCGAGCAAAAGCATCCGCACCGGATCCGGTCCTTCCCCCTCGAAAACGACGTCCGGAAGCCCTCACGACTCGTGAGCAGGAAATCCTTGAGTTGATCTGGACCGGATTCAAAAACAAGGAAATTGCTCAGCGTTTAAAAATCAGCGTCAAGACCGTCGAAGCACATCGGGCGAACATGATGAAGAAAATTCGAGTCTCCAACACCGCGCAATTGCTCAAGGCCGCGATTCAAGGGAAAATGCTGAAGCTCCGGTAA
- the rlmB gene encoding 23S rRNA (guanosine(2251)-2'-O)-methyltransferase RlmB, with protein MAPVDGNDDSQEVIYGLHAVREALRAGVRPLQRLLVLGTDRQFGEIVRLAREQRVPVRVEPRAAFDRLVPSGHHQGVVGMVAAKAYAEPDEILASAQAEGQTPLLVLLDGVEDPHNLGAILRTAEASGVQGVFIPERRAVGLTSVVAKASAGAVDYMPVGRVPNLSRLIERLQAAGVWVYALDADAPKAYTALDFRGPVALVFGGEGTGVRPGVRDTCDDLAHIPMLGKVSSLNVSASAAIVLYEALRQRRGGAGKQS; from the coding sequence ATGGCACCAGTCGATGGAAACGATGATTCCCAGGAGGTGATCTACGGCCTCCACGCTGTGCGTGAGGCGCTCCGCGCCGGGGTTCGCCCGCTCCAGCGTCTCCTTGTCTTGGGAACCGACCGGCAGTTCGGGGAGATCGTGCGCCTGGCCAGGGAGCAGCGCGTGCCGGTCCGTGTCGAACCGAGGGCCGCATTCGATCGGCTTGTTCCTTCGGGGCACCACCAAGGCGTGGTGGGTATGGTTGCGGCGAAGGCCTACGCGGAGCCTGATGAAATTCTTGCCTCCGCGCAAGCAGAGGGCCAGACGCCACTTCTGGTGCTGCTGGATGGTGTCGAAGACCCACACAATTTGGGGGCGATTCTGCGGACAGCCGAAGCGTCGGGCGTGCAGGGTGTCTTTATTCCGGAACGTCGTGCCGTGGGGTTGACGAGTGTGGTGGCGAAGGCTTCCGCCGGGGCAGTCGATTATATGCCCGTGGGGCGTGTGCCGAATCTCTCGCGCTTAATTGAACGTCTTCAAGCTGCGGGCGTCTGGGTCTACGCGTTGGATGCTGACGCTCCCAAGGCCTATACGGCACTGGATTTCAGGGGCCCTGTGGCGCTGGTCTTTGGCGGGGAAGGGACGGGGGTTCGCCCAGGGGTTCGCGATACCTGCGACGATCTCGCCCACATTCCCATGCTGGGAAAAGTCAGCTCACTCAATGTTTCGGCATCAGCAGCCATCGTGCTGTATGAGGCCTTGCGTCAACGTCGGGGAGGGGCGGGGAAACAGTCGTAG